A genomic window from Candidatus Cloacimonas sp. includes:
- a CDS encoding glycosyltransferase, whose amino-acid sequence MKVLIIPSWYPYPQNPLAGKFFLDQAIALSENSNYQYTILNWGQNEYQLQIRHPLSAITKILRYLTARPATQLIKPNLQEVSIPHLTWTGRLFYGNIRALVNKLWSLPKPDIIHSYVTFPAGFLAFRLAEKWKIPYIISEHSGPFPFPEYIIGNNVSPKITLPLHNASAVLAVSRFLQSQILTSCSVQSIVIPNLVDTEFYHPASFTEPRKRFSFFSLSSLTYAKGVMDLVEAFDIAVQKGLDADLFIGGDGYLKHKIRHKIITSHLEHRVHLLGLLNPGQALEQYQKCDCYILPSHIESFSLVLLEAMACGKPTLATDCGGPIDIVTPETGVLIPPQKPVLMAEAMLKMKENMPKYSAARIREICLKNYSPAVICNKITAVYQKVLPK is encoded by the coding sequence ATGAAGGTTTTAATTATCCCTTCCTGGTATCCCTATCCGCAAAATCCTTTGGCAGGTAAGTTTTTTCTGGACCAGGCAATAGCTCTATCAGAAAACAGCAATTACCAATACACAATCCTGAATTGGGGTCAGAACGAATATCAATTGCAAATAAGACATCCCCTTAGCGCCATTACTAAAATTTTAAGATATCTAACAGCAAGACCTGCTACGCAGCTAATAAAACCGAACTTACAGGAAGTTTCAATTCCTCATCTCACCTGGACAGGCAGGTTATTCTATGGCAACATCAGAGCATTGGTGAATAAATTATGGTCACTGCCTAAACCTGATATTATTCATAGTTATGTAACTTTCCCGGCAGGATTTCTTGCTTTTCGCTTAGCGGAAAAATGGAAAATACCCTATATCATCAGTGAACATAGCGGTCCTTTTCCTTTTCCGGAATACATTATCGGGAATAATGTCTCCCCAAAAATCACCTTGCCTTTACACAATGCGTCCGCTGTTTTAGCTGTAAGCAGATTTCTGCAGTCCCAAATTCTTACTTCCTGTTCCGTTCAAAGCATTGTAATCCCCAATTTAGTGGACACGGAATTTTACCATCCAGCTTCCTTTACGGAACCGAGGAAACGCTTTTCTTTCTTTTCTTTAAGCAGCTTAACCTATGCCAAAGGAGTTATGGATTTGGTAGAAGCATTTGACATTGCCGTTCAAAAAGGACTGGATGCCGATTTATTTATTGGCGGTGATGGCTATTTAAAACATAAAATCAGGCATAAGATAATTACTTCGCATCTGGAACACCGGGTTCATCTTTTGGGCTTACTAAATCCTGGGCAGGCATTGGAACAATATCAAAAGTGCGATTGTTACATTCTGCCCAGCCACATTGAATCCTTCAGTTTAGTTCTTTTGGAGGCAATGGCTTGCGGAAAACCAACTTTGGCAACTGATTGCGGTGGTCCTATTGATATTGTTACTCCGGAAACAGGCGTTCTTATCCCTCCCCAAAAACCGGTTTTAATGGCAGAAGCAATGCTGAAAATGAAAGAAAATATGCCTAAATATTCTGCTGCACGCATCAGAGAGATATGCCTTAAGAACTATTCCCCGGCTGTAATCTGCAATAAAATAACCGCTGTGTATCAAAAAGTTTTGCCAAAGTAA
- a CDS encoding oligosaccharide flippase family protein, translating to MSELPKQAGILSATEFFRLAVKAIIGIALARLITPAELGSYRQLFLVYAIFSTLLLLGIPQSMLYFLPKAGSREKQNVLISHCLNIISILGLVFAICLLFLRGVIANLFHNPALEKLLIIYALYPVFLFVTQFFSNVMLGLKQPLKAATFTFFSITADFILIVGSALLTRNLTIIVGGVISSAFLQWLYARISLSKFRAKGTYFDLSSFKTIMNYSLPLGLSSIIGMLSIQLDKLMIAGFFTPEKYAVFSIGATEFPVVGILSNSITSVLLPHLSSSDPEKMGVLYSGAVRKNAILVFPLMALCYIFAEPAITLVYGKLYTESAIYFRIYLFLLPLRIATYGILFQAFGKTRVVMYNSLFLLIANAVLNYLFIINFGMQGAAIATVIVTWLSVIIYLILIAKVLKLNLRAFFPLGKIAKTAILTLICSFFCVLIVKLGKSTLPFMLAGGIVFMIAYLFLGKKTGVILDYDIQLLKGIYTDTFKRLKK from the coding sequence ATGAGTGAACTTCCCAAACAGGCAGGCATTCTTTCCGCTACGGAATTTTTCCGCTTGGCTGTGAAAGCAATTATTGGAATTGCTTTAGCCCGTTTAATAACTCCTGCGGAGCTTGGCAGTTACCGTCAACTTTTCCTGGTGTATGCCATTTTTTCCACTCTTCTGCTTTTGGGCATTCCGCAAAGTATGCTCTATTTTTTACCCAAGGCAGGTAGCCGGGAAAAGCAAAATGTCCTGATATCTCATTGTTTGAATATCATATCCATTTTGGGTTTGGTTTTTGCTATCTGCCTGCTTTTTTTAAGGGGAGTAATTGCGAATCTTTTCCATAATCCTGCCTTGGAAAAACTGCTGATAATTTATGCTTTATATCCGGTTTTTCTTTTTGTAACTCAATTTTTCAGCAATGTAATGCTGGGCTTAAAACAACCTCTCAAAGCTGCTACTTTTACTTTTTTTTCTATAACGGCAGATTTTATTCTAATTGTAGGTTCTGCCTTACTTACCAGGAATTTAACAATTATTGTCGGGGGAGTAATTAGTTCTGCTTTTTTACAATGGCTCTATGCCCGAATTTCTCTCTCCAAATTTAGAGCCAAGGGAACTTATTTTGATCTTAGTTCCTTTAAAACTATAATGAATTATTCTCTGCCTTTAGGTTTATCTTCTATCATCGGAATGCTTAGTATTCAGCTGGATAAATTGATGATTGCGGGTTTTTTCACTCCGGAAAAGTATGCCGTCTTTTCCATAGGAGCCACTGAATTCCCTGTTGTAGGCATTTTATCCAACTCCATAACTTCAGTTTTATTGCCTCATTTAAGCTCCAGCGATCCTGAAAAGATGGGTGTGTTATATAGTGGGGCAGTGCGTAAAAACGCCATTTTAGTATTCCCTTTAATGGCTTTGTGTTACATTTTTGCGGAACCGGCAATTACTTTAGTTTATGGCAAACTCTATACAGAATCCGCTATTTATTTTAGAATTTATCTCTTTTTACTGCCTTTGCGCATTGCCACTTACGGTATCCTGTTTCAGGCATTTGGAAAAACCCGCGTTGTTATGTATAATTCTTTATTTCTGCTCATTGCCAACGCTGTTTTAAACTATCTTTTTATAATTAACTTCGGAATGCAAGGTGCTGCAATTGCAACGGTTATTGTCACCTGGCTATCGGTAATTATTTATCTTATTCTTATTGCCAAAGTTTTAAAGCTGAATTTAAGGGCTTTTTTTCCATTGGGAAAAATAGCGAAAACCGCCATATTAACACTTATCTGTTCTTTTTTCTGTGTGCTGATAGTAAAACTGGGAAAAAGCACCCTTCCTTTTATGCTTGCGGGAGGTATCGTTTTTATGATTGCTTATCTGTTTTTAGGCAAAAAAACAGGTGTTATTCTTGATTATGACATTCAGCTGTTAAAAGGGATTTATACCGATACTTTCAAGAGGTTAAAAAAATGA
- a CDS encoding glycosyltransferase, giving the protein MKNVLLIFYHFPPTGGSGVQRALKFAKYLPEFGFRPIILCADSRFLKQPRDYTLLSELPRNTKIYRTFALDLNWFYKLLWGLKLNKVVTFLQRCIFIPDGEILWLPFALPKLKKIMAANKINQVMVSVPPFSLIFIARHLKKHYQVNVCLDFRDPWSFGIGRKYLKPPAWVTSIENRWEKEILTQADQVIGVSSIMIEEFLHLYPYLDKNKFVCITNGYDEQDFPVSFPPVRNVKFTIIYTGSFYDELQPAILWQAILELIQEGCLNPRKIAVEIYGRNFRKFVLGKYITDPILNQIVHFHGYINHRNSIQILRTADVLLLYLGSGEAQRAIVTAKVFEYLRSGKPILAVIDSSGAAADILKHANTAFIAESSSIHSIKETLGNLYRLWEENKLQTKPNWNYIRQFERKALTAKLAEVFSSLEQ; this is encoded by the coding sequence ATGAAGAATGTGCTTTTAATTTTCTATCATTTTCCTCCCACAGGTGGTTCCGGAGTGCAAAGAGCTTTAAAGTTTGCCAAATATTTACCGGAATTCGGTTTCAGACCTATTATTCTTTGTGCCGATTCCCGTTTTTTAAAACAGCCCAGGGATTATACTCTTCTCTCCGAATTGCCCCGGAACACGAAAATTTACCGCACTTTCGCTTTAGACCTAAACTGGTTTTATAAACTGCTTTGGGGCTTGAAACTGAACAAAGTAGTCACTTTCCTGCAACGATGCATTTTTATTCCGGATGGAGAAATTCTTTGGTTGCCTTTTGCTCTGCCTAAACTAAAGAAAATTATGGCTGCTAATAAGATTAACCAAGTTATGGTTTCAGTTCCGCCTTTTTCTCTAATTTTTATAGCCCGACACTTGAAAAAGCATTATCAGGTCAATGTCTGTCTGGATTTTAGAGACCCCTGGAGTTTCGGTATTGGCAGAAAATATCTCAAACCACCTGCTTGGGTTACTTCCATAGAGAACAGGTGGGAAAAGGAAATATTAACCCAGGCAGATCAAGTTATCGGGGTAAGCTCTATTATGATAGAGGAATTTTTGCATCTTTATCCCTATTTGGATAAAAACAAATTTGTCTGTATCACCAATGGTTATGATGAGCAAGATTTCCCCGTTTCATTTCCTCCTGTAAGAAATGTCAAATTTACTATTATTTACACCGGCAGCTTTTACGATGAACTTCAACCGGCTATTCTCTGGCAGGCAATTTTAGAGTTAATTCAGGAAGGTTGTCTTAACCCCCGGAAAATTGCCGTGGAAATTTATGGCAGAAACTTTCGTAAATTCGTGCTGGGAAAATATATAACCGATCCTATACTAAATCAAATTGTCCATTTCCACGGTTATATCAATCATCGGAATAGCATTCAAATTCTTCGCACTGCAGATGTTCTTTTATTGTATTTAGGTTCCGGAGAAGCACAAAGAGCAATCGTTACAGCAAAGGTTTTTGAATATCTGCGCAGCGGAAAACCGATTTTGGCTGTAATAGATTCTTCAGGAGCAGCAGCAGATATCCTTAAGCACGCAAACACAGCTTTTATTGCCGAGTCCTCATCAATTCATTCTATAAAGGAAACCTTAGGAAACCTTTATCGGCTTTGGGAGGAAAATAAGCTGCAAACGAAACCCAACTGGAATTATATCCGGCAATTTGAACGCAAAGCACTTACCGCAAAGCTGGCAGAGGTCTTTTCTTCCTTAGAGCAATGA
- a CDS encoding M6 family metalloprotease domain-containing protein has product MKIIKMHKLLLIYVIALLFALNLKAAMVTNLPVTVYQPDGTKLELFASGDEFHNWLHDKNNYTIIRHPATGYLCYAEQDGENIKAGNLIAGKDNPFGSALKPGINISEKAYQDLRQSKFWMPEERDAPTIGTINNLVVFIRFSGESEFGQNISVYDGWFNSGTNSQKNYYLEASYNQLTVNTTFYPPVQNNLVVSWQDSHPRAYFQPYNATTNPTGYNGDDERRNREFTLLQNAVAAVASQVPASLNIDSDGDGNVDNAVFIVSGSAGEWSSLLWPHRWAIYDRNVTLNGKRVYDFNFQLKDFLASRGVGVICHEFFHTLGAPDLYHYTGNGIDPAGSWDLMCSDQNPPQYMTAFMKWKYGNWIAAIPTISIGQQYTLNPLTSSTGNCYRINSNNSNQYYVVEFRKKTGTYESSIPGSGLLIYRIDTSADEGNADGPPDELYIYRPDGTTTVNGTISSAFFSQESGRTSINNFTNPTPFLQNGSEGNLNIYGIGSAAGTTMTFSLGVPTVDFSTNPYSESFNSSTFPPAGWYNQTISGSYSFERVTSGTNPTCSPQSGAGMISYKSYSASASSSASLATLRLDCSEVQYYSYAFSFYMYRDTGYSSRADKIEFYLATLPDLSGTNTLLGTINRYTGYTPTVPSTGWYQYSFNLPLSNSGYYYLVCKAISAYGNNMFLDNFSIRKTALPPSPSISPSPENLAENINVLPNFTWVNGGGYPSHYLFYLGTNNPPSNLINGLNLGNVLNYTYTGTLAYSTQYYWKVVAVSEGGSAQNCPVWSFTTFADPRITALPYSQNFDSITAPALPFGWSTYVSSTGGSAYVKNYSSPTNFALSPPNCISFNNFTDTSAELILITPEILTPLNIMRLKFSARGAASGYSVQVGTMSSPTGIFNSLTTVNLTNTMQQYSVSFSGYSGTDRFLAIKHNLGGTNRNIYLDNFYLEEILTNDLAVSALQVNGLGIVGEPMQYSVSVLNNGNAIQNSYSIQLLSNSSKTVLANLDVFEPLAPNQTAIHNLTWIPETEQILSVSAQVTLSSDGYPANNTSLPSSVSVGSYIAEAGTTASGTKTNYLPLSFNQKNSISETIYLASELEMTTGTITAITYHSNFVQNLPQQAVKIWMKNTTERNLNSGWLAFDGYIAVFDGILNFPLGINTIVIPLPTPFIYTGNNLAIRVNRPLDNYNYNISNQFYYTNSAANPSRSRYISSSSVTYDPQNPSASGTLSNYIPVTGFSVTSFVPVVLAIPQLQIQKNQQGVMLSWNAVQGANLYRIYASSDPAAWSDIPYAEICQNSILITTPQDKMFFKIVAVYQAP; this is encoded by the coding sequence GTGAAGATAATAAAGATGCATAAGCTACTGCTTATCTATGTGATAGCTTTGTTATTTGCCCTTAATCTTAAGGCGGCTATGGTTACTAATTTACCGGTTACCGTTTATCAACCGGATGGCACGAAACTGGAACTTTTTGCCAGTGGCGATGAATTTCATAATTGGCTTCACGATAAAAATAATTATACTATTATCAGGCATCCTGCAACCGGATATCTGTGTTATGCAGAACAAGATGGAGAGAACATTAAAGCCGGTAACTTAATTGCGGGCAAAGACAATCCTTTCGGTTCTGCTCTAAAGCCGGGAATAAATATCTCTGAAAAGGCGTATCAGGACTTGCGCCAAAGCAAGTTTTGGATGCCTGAAGAAAGGGATGCTCCTACAATTGGAACTATAAATAACCTTGTGGTTTTTATCCGTTTTTCCGGGGAAAGTGAATTTGGGCAGAATATCAGCGTTTATGACGGTTGGTTCAATAGCGGAACCAATTCTCAAAAGAACTATTATCTGGAAGCAAGCTATAATCAGCTTACGGTGAATACTACATTCTATCCTCCAGTGCAAAATAATCTGGTTGTTTCCTGGCAGGATAGTCATCCGAGGGCATATTTTCAGCCCTATAATGCAACAACTAATCCAACAGGTTATAATGGAGATGATGAGCGTAGAAACCGTGAATTTACTTTACTCCAAAATGCTGTAGCTGCTGTTGCTTCTCAGGTTCCTGCTTCTTTAAATATTGATTCCGATGGAGATGGCAATGTGGATAATGCTGTTTTTATCGTCAGTGGTTCCGCAGGAGAATGGAGTAGTTTGCTCTGGCCCCACCGTTGGGCTATTTATGATCGCAATGTAACTTTGAACGGGAAAAGGGTTTATGATTTCAACTTTCAGCTTAAAGATTTTCTTGCCTCACGCGGAGTGGGCGTTATCTGTCATGAGTTTTTTCATACTCTTGGAGCACCCGATCTTTATCATTATACCGGTAATGGAATTGATCCTGCCGGTAGCTGGGATTTAATGTGTTCCGATCAAAATCCTCCTCAATATATGACTGCTTTTATGAAATGGAAATATGGAAATTGGATTGCTGCTATTCCAACTATCTCAATTGGGCAGCAATATACACTTAATCCGTTAACTTCCTCCACCGGCAACTGCTATAGAATCAATTCCAATAACTCCAATCAATATTATGTAGTAGAATTCCGGAAGAAAACCGGCACTTATGAAAGCAGTATTCCCGGTTCCGGATTGTTGATTTACAGAATAGATACTTCTGCCGATGAGGGAAATGCAGATGGACCACCGGATGAATTATATATTTACCGTCCAGATGGCACCACTACAGTCAACGGGACTATTAGTTCTGCATTTTTCAGTCAGGAAAGCGGCAGAACCAGCATCAATAATTTTACCAACCCAACTCCTTTTTTGCAGAATGGCAGTGAAGGGAATTTAAATATCTATGGAATTGGTTCTGCAGCGGGAACAACTATGACCTTTTCTTTAGGTGTTCCTACAGTTGATTTTTCTACAAATCCATATTCTGAGAGTTTTAACAGTTCTACATTTCCACCTGCGGGTTGGTATAATCAAACCATTTCCGGCAGTTACAGTTTTGAAAGAGTAACTTCCGGAACCAATCCAACCTGTTCACCTCAATCAGGAGCTGGAATGATTAGCTATAAAAGTTATTCTGCCTCTGCTTCCAGTTCCGCAAGTTTAGCCACTTTGCGGCTTGATTGTTCAGAAGTGCAGTATTACAGCTACGCTTTTTCCTTCTATATGTATCGGGATACAGGATATAGTTCCCGAGCAGATAAAATTGAGTTCTATTTGGCAACGCTGCCTGATTTGAGTGGAACCAATACCCTTTTAGGAACGATAAATCGTTATACCGGCTATACTCCAACCGTTCCTTCAACAGGTTGGTATCAGTATTCATTCAATTTACCTCTTTCCAACTCCGGTTATTACTATCTTGTCTGTAAAGCAATCAGTGCTTATGGTAACAATATGTTTTTAGATAACTTCAGCATAAGAAAAACAGCTTTACCACCTTCTCCGTCAATATCTCCTTCTCCTGAAAATTTGGCTGAGAATATAAATGTTTTACCAAATTTTACCTGGGTAAACGGAGGCGGTTATCCCAGCCATTATCTATTTTATTTGGGGACGAATAATCCTCCCAGTAATTTAATCAATGGTTTGAATTTGGGCAATGTTCTCAATTACACTTATACCGGAACCTTGGCTTACAGCACCCAGTATTATTGGAAAGTTGTTGCTGTAAGCGAAGGCGGTTCTGCCCAAAACTGTCCGGTATGGAGTTTTACTACTTTTGCGGATCCGCGTATTACAGCTCTGCCTTACAGTCAAAATTTTGATAGTATAACTGCACCTGCTTTACCTTTTGGCTGGAGCACTTATGTTTCTTCAACCGGCGGTTCTGCCTATGTAAAAAACTATTCTTCGCCTACAAATTTTGCTCTAAGTCCTCCCAATTGCATTTCTTTTAATAATTTCACGGATACCAGCGCAGAGCTTATTCTTATTACCCCCGAAATTTTAACTCCGCTAAATATTATGCGTTTAAAGTTTAGTGCCCGGGGTGCTGCTTCAGGATATAGTGTTCAGGTAGGAACTATGAGCAGTCCCACCGGCATTTTTAATTCCTTAACTACAGTTAACTTAACCAATACTATGCAACAATATTCTGTATCTTTTTCCGGTTACAGCGGAACAGATAGATTTCTTGCCATCAAACATAATTTAGGCGGAACCAATCGTAATATATATCTGGATAATTTTTATCTGGAAGAAATACTAACCAATGACCTGGCTGTAAGTGCTTTGCAGGTAAATGGTTTAGGGATTGTTGGTGAACCAATGCAGTATAGCGTTAGTGTTCTTAATAATGGAAACGCAATTCAAAACAGCTATAGCATTCAGTTACTTTCCAATTCCAGCAAAACGGTGCTGGCAAATCTGGATGTTTTTGAACCGCTTGCTCCGAATCAAACGGCAATTCATAATTTAACCTGGATTCCTGAGACGGAACAAATACTATCTGTATCTGCACAAGTAACTTTAAGTTCCGATGGTTATCCCGCTAATAATACTTCCCTACCCTCTTCTGTATCCGTGGGAAGTTACATTGCTGAAGCAGGAACCACAGCTTCAGGCACCAAAACAAATTACCTTCCCCTCAGTTTTAATCAGAAAAACAGTATCAGCGAAACAATTTATCTTGCCTCTGAACTGGAAATGACCACGGGAACAATCACTGCTATTACTTATCATTCCAATTTTGTGCAGAATTTACCTCAGCAGGCAGTAAAAATCTGGATGAAAAATACTACGGAGAGGAATCTCAATTCCGGCTGGCTTGCTTTTGATGGATATATAGCCGTCTTTGATGGTATATTAAATTTTCCTTTGGGGATAAACACCATTGTAATTCCTTTGCCAACTCCTTTCATTTACACAGGTAATAATTTGGCTATTCGGGTAAACAGACCTCTGGATAATTATAATTACAATATCAGTAACCAGTTCTATTACACAAATTCTGCTGCCAATCCCAGCCGCAGCCGGTATATCAGCAGTAGTTCAGTAACTTACGATCCCCAAAATCCATCAGCTTCGGGCACATTAAGTAATTATATTCCTGTAACCGGATTTTCAGTAACATCCTTTGTCCCGGTTGTTTTAGCCATTCCTCAGCTGCAAATTCAAAAAAATCAGCAGGGGGTGATGCTTAGCTGGAATGCTGTGCAGGGAGCTAATTTATACCGGATTTACGCCAGTTCCGATCCTGCTGCCTGGAGTGATATCCCCTATGCTGAAATCTGCCAAAACAGTATTCTGATAACTACTCCGCAGGATAAAATGTTTTTCAAAATTGTAGCCGTTTATCAGGCACCCTGA
- a CDS encoding class I SAM-dependent methyltransferase — protein sequence MNYLAESTWENYDSEHQADLRIVKLLAFLPSDVKTILDAGCGNGIITNKLIAKYQVTGLDISPAALKYLQCPVVQASVTEIPFPAKSFDAVICNEVLEHLDNAALQKAVQELKRVAAKYIIISVPHKEQLEKHYSRCANCGFTEHIYGHLQSFSEETLASYLAPEFYLKKRAVFGPRNRDFIPLLLKIKQRWLKQWFNPGSGLKCSRCQQDNFEVNKSLLTKGINLLNVLLERPRPYWFTGLFCRKEQEL from the coding sequence ATGAACTACTTAGCTGAATCAACCTGGGAAAATTACGATTCTGAACATCAAGCAGATTTAAGAATTGTAAAACTTCTTGCTTTTCTTCCTTCCGATGTTAAAACCATCCTGGATGCAGGTTGCGGAAATGGCATAATCACAAACAAACTTATTGCTAAATATCAAGTTACCGGTTTAGATATTTCACCCGCAGCTTTAAAGTATTTGCAGTGTCCAGTTGTTCAAGCTTCAGTTACAGAAATTCCTTTCCCCGCCAAAAGTTTTGATGCTGTAATTTGTAACGAGGTTTTGGAACACCTGGATAACGCTGCCTTACAAAAAGCCGTTCAAGAACTTAAACGGGTAGCCGCTAAATATATAATAATTAGTGTTCCCCATAAAGAACAGCTGGAAAAACACTATTCCCGCTGTGCCAATTGTGGATTTACTGAACACATTTACGGGCACTTGCAATCGTTTTCAGAAGAAACATTGGCGTCCTATCTGGCTCCAGAATTTTATCTGAAAAAAAGAGCTGTATTCGGTCCTCGGAATCGTGATTTTATTCCTCTTTTGCTTAAAATAAAACAACGCTGGTTAAAGCAATGGTTCAATCCCGGAAGCGGTTTAAAGTGTTCCCGGTGTCAGCAGGATAATTTTGAAGTAAACAAATCCCTTCTCACCAAAGGAATTAACTTGCTGAATGTGTTATTGGAGCGTCCGCGTCCGTATTGGTTTACGGGTTTATTTTGCAGAAAAGAGCAAGAACTATGA